The following proteins are co-located in the Manihot esculenta cultivar AM560-2 chromosome 7, M.esculenta_v8, whole genome shotgun sequence genome:
- the LOC110619625 gene encoding pathogenesis-related protein 1 translates to MAFYKNSLSLLCLVSLASLILPLNAQDSQQDFLDAHNQARAAVGVGPMTWDNTVAAFAQNYASQRAGDCNLVHSTNPPYGENLAMSTGDFSGKDAVKLWVDEKAFYDYNSNSCTGGEQCLHYTQVVWRNSVRLGCAKVKCNNGGTFIGCNYDPPGNFVGQKPY, encoded by the coding sequence ATGGCGTTCTACAAGAATTCACTTTCTCTCCTTTGCCTCGTGAGCTTAGCCAGCCTAATCCTTCCCTTAAACGCCCAGGACTCACAACAAGACTTTCTTGATGCACATAACCAAGCTCGAGCAGCTGTGGGTGTTGGACCCATGACTTGGGACAACACAGTGGCAGCTTTTGCTCAGAATTATGCCAGTCAACGAGCTGGTGACTGCAATCTTGTGCATTCCACTAACCCACCTTACGGGGAGAATCTTGCTATGAGCACCGGTGACTTTTCAGGCAAAGATGCTGTAAAACTGTGGGTTGACGAAAAGGCTTTTTACGATTACAATTCTAATTCTTGTACTGGAGGAGAGCAGTGCTTGCACTACACACAGGTGGTTTGGCGTAACTCGGTTCGCTTAGGATGTGCTAAGGTGAAGTGCAACAATGGAGGAACCTTCATTGGATGCAACTATGATCCTCCTGGCAACTTTGTCGGGCAAAAACCTTATTAA
- the LOC110618913 gene encoding DNA-directed RNA polymerase 3, chloroplastic: MTHRAQFQSSTWPSKPSKIIRIHKPYKNLHFLSVPINHSLSTPLVSSFSFPLIPKFPRNLLPFHPVQDATEEHILEDIENSMRNHPNLENLIKLELPSSHNRKIICPESSKRVFIEDPPWISALFFKGLYKIANRELKVEFKDIEKRKYNLLRRQQIRQETEAWERMVEEYKSLMREMCERKLAPNLPYVNGLFLGWFEPLKDAIKKEQNLQRGGICSPY, from the coding sequence ATGACCCACAGAGCTCAATTTCAGTCCTCAACTTGGCCATCAAAACCTTCCAAAATCATCAGAATTCACAAACCCTACAAAAATCTCCATTTCCTCTCTGTACCAATCAACCATTCTCTGTCTACTCCACtagtttcttccttttctttccctCTTATTCCCAAATTTCCTCGTAATCTACTCCCCTTTCACCCCGTACAAGATGCTACTGAGGAGCATATCCTCGAAGACATCGAGAATTCCATGAGAAATCATCCaaatcttgaaaatttgatCAAACTGGAATTACCCAGTAGCCACAATCGCAAAATTATATGTCCAGAATCGTCTAAAAGAGTTTTTATAGAAGATCCTCCTTGGATTTCTGCCCTTTTTTTCAAGGGATTGTATAAGATAGCTAATCGAGAATTGAAGGTAGAGTTCAAAGATATTGAGAAGAGAAAGTATAATTTACTTAGGCGACAGCAAATTAGACAAGAGACTGAGGCGTGGGAGAGAATGGTGGAAGAATATAAGAGTTTAATGAGGGAAATGTGCGAGAGGAAATTGGCACCAAATTTGCCATATGTCAATGGACTGTTTTTGGGGTGGTTTGAGCCCTTGAAAGATGCTATAAAGAAGGAGCAGAATCTGCAAAGGGGCGGCATTTGCTCCCCATATTGA